GGGCCCATGAGTGAGAGCCGATCGTGATGCCGTCCCTTGTGTTTGCGCGCAGCTCGTTCTCCGTTGCGATGCCGAAGTTGCCCGGGAGGAGACGCGGGATGTCCGTGAGGAATGCGGTGCGCACTTCGTGCGCGCGTCCCGCGTGCTGCTCCAGTGCCGTGTCGCGGATTTCGTCTGACAGGATTCCGGCTGCGGCGAGGTCGTCCCACCAGGTCGATGGTTTGCCGAGCAGTGCTGGTGCGGTGAACACCGTGGCGGGGAGGCCGCGCTTTCTCAGCTCCGGCAGGGCCAGGGTCACGGCGCCGCGGTAGGCGTCGTCGAAGGTGAGGACGGCGTTCGGGCGGCGCTGCTTCTTTCCGTTGCTCTGCAGCGCTTCGTCGAGCGGCACTATTTCGTGCGTTCTCGCGATGTGCTCCACCTGCCGGATGAACAGGGGCAGGGGGAGGTGGAGGCTGCTGTCGCCGATGCCTGCTTCCTCGGGGTGCACGACGTTGTGCCAGGCGAGGATGGCGGTGCGGTCGGGGGTGAGGCGGCGCGCGAGGGCGGCGATGCCGCTCATCGTCGCGGCGCCTTCCATCGATGTGCGCAGTATGGAGCGGAGCGGCATCTACTCGGACGCGCGCGCGTGGGC
This sequence is a window from Longimicrobiales bacterium. Protein-coding genes within it:
- a CDS encoding polysaccharide deacetylase family protein, which produces MPLRSILRTSMEGAATMSGIAALARRLTPDRTAILAWHNVVHPEEAGIGDSSLHLPLPLFIRQVEHIARTHEIVPLDEALQSNGKKQRRPNAVLTFDDAYRGAVTLALPELRKRGLPATVFTAPALLGKPSTWWDDLAAAGILSDEIRDTALEQHAGRAHEVRTAFLTDIPRLLPGNFGIATENELRANTRDGITIGSHSWAHEHLPSLEREELKQNLQQTMKWLEASGLPHTKYLSLPYGATSTSVEDVAREAGHPAVLLVSGGRTHRHQNGARIPRINIPAGMSVRGLDLRLSGLKG